TAGGAACTTTGGGACCACGGTGAAGGCACTTCACGACTCCGCGAACAACCTGATGATAATCGTTACAGGTTCTTCTTCCCTCCCATTGAAGCTCGACCCTGACCTAACACGCCGCGCCAAGAAGCTCAGAGTACCACCGCTCACTTTCACTGAGTACCTCCTCCTGAAGAAGGGAGTTCACATTCCGGAGAAGTTAAGTGATGCCCTGAAAGACGCTTTTCTTACCTGTAATTTTACCGGAATCGAAAGCATACTGGGCGACGTTCTCCTGAAGTTCAGCGAGAAGGATGTTGAAGACTATCTCGTTCATGGTTCTCTGCCCATCTACCTGAACTCCGAAAATCCCCTGGAGGATGCTTATGAGATTCTCCGGAAAATCATCGAAGTTGACCTCAGATACGAGGGGCTGAGTGAAACAACCCGCGAGAAGGCCCTCGGCCTGCTCCTCCTGATGGCTTCCGGGGAGAGCCTGACCTATGACACAATCACATCAACGCTTGGAGTATCCAGGGATGCCGTGGCCAAACTCCTGGAGAAGCTCGAAGACCTTGAAGTGATATTCCCCGTCAGGGCCTACGGCTCTATAGGCAAGGTCGCAAGAAAGACTCCCAAATACAAGTTCCTCGCCTCAATACTCAGAAGCGCGGTGCTCTATGAATTTGGCCTCTTTGAGAGGGACAGTAAGACAATGGGCATGCTCCTTGAGGACGTGGTGGCGTTCTACCTGCACATCTTGGCAAGGGAAAAGCGACTCCGCCTTCACTACGATGCCCAGAAGGGAGGGGCCGACTTCATCTTAAGTGGAAGGAAAATAGGCGTTGTCGTTGAAGTTGGATGGGGGAAGAAGGGAATTAGACAGGTTCTCAGAACTATGAAAAAGACCGACCTGAACTGTGGTGTGGTCGTCCATAACGGAAAGCTCGAAAACAAAAATGGCGTGTGGTTTGTCCCCCGTGAACTGTTCCTCCTGATGCTTTGAGCTTTTTCGTAGTTCCCTTTATCAACCTGTATGAGAGGAGGCTAGTGTTGCTAAGATTTGGTTAAGTCCCGCAATCCTATATACATCTTTGGACACCCCCATAATGGGGGACCTCTCATTTCTCCGAGAAATTGCCCACTGGAGTAAACCTCCAGAGGGAGGGGGCGGGGCCCCCAATACTCTAAAAAAGGAGGGTGCAGGGGCGAAGCCCTGCATTCCACCATATCAAGATGAACGATTGTGCAGTATCGTAAGTTCCACCCCCTGTAACTAGTTACACCCCTTTAACTTCTTTCTGAAAATTTTATTGAGATCCTGACTGGACTAGTCAGTAACCGGAGAAAATTACTGACCAGAGATGACCCAGAGAAAGGTTTATAAGTCAACCCCCGCAATGCCCACCAGTGATTAAAAACCACCTTTCTCGGAGGTGTTCGCAGTGGAAGCCAAGTTCGAGATACCCGTATGCACATCATGCGGAAAGGAGATAACCCCAAGGGAGCACGCCACTCACTTCGTCTGCCCGAACTGTGGCGAGGAGATAATCTGGCGCTGCGAAAGCTGCAGGGTCCTAAGCGTCCCCTACAAGTGCCCCAAGTGCGGCTGGGAGGGGCCGTGAAAGTTAGGAGGTGAAAAGAATGGCTGACTTCAACCTTGTTGGCGTTATAAAGGTCATGCCGACCGACCCCGAGGTCAACCTCGACGAGCTCGAGGAGAAGCTCAAGGCCGTCATCCCCGAGAAGTTCGGCCTCGCCAAGGTCGAGCGCGAGCCGATCGCCTTCGGTCTCGTCGCCCTCAAGTTCTACGTTCTCGGAAAGGACGCCGAGGGCTACTCCTACGACGAGGTTACCGAGCTCTTCAGGCAGGTCGAGAACGTCGAGAGCGCGGAAGTTGAGACCGTTTCGAGGATCTGAGGGCTCCGCCCTCTTTTTGACATTAATTCCCACTCAACTGTTCTGTTAAACTCCTAAAAGAGAAAGAGTAGGATTCAGAGCCCCAAGCTCAAACTCAGCTTCGGCCTCTTCCACTCGTCCAGAACCGAGCGAAGCTCCTCGTTCTCCACCTTGGAGTAGAGCTCGTCAAAGCGCTCCTTGGCCTCCTCATCTCCAGCCTTCCACCGCGCCAGCTCCGCGATAGCCCTGAAGAAGTAAGCGGTGTCGTCCTCGAAGAGTTCCGCAAAGGACTCCATGTTCTCCGCGACAACGCCGTAGGAACCCTCGTTGAAGAGCCCCTCGATGAAATCAACCAGCGTGTCGAAGACCAGGCCAAAAATATCGTCGCTTACATTGATAGCCTTGACGAGAGCGTCCCGTATAGCTCTGAAGGCCTTCTCGTACTCCTCCCTTCCGGCGAATATCTCCGCCTCCACCAGCCTGGCGTTTATCTCAATCTCGTCCTCCCTAGGGCTCCTGAGAACCTCGTTTATCAGCGCCTCGGCCGCGTCATAGTCTCCGAGCTCGTACCTGAAGTGCGCCAGATCGAGGAGGCTTATCATGTGGTTCTTCTCATCGCCGAGCCTCTCGAAGATGTCCCTAGCGCGCTCCATCAGCTCTATCGCCCTCTCTGTGTTGCCCATCTCGTCGTAGTTCACAGCCATGTTAGCCAGCGTGAGCGCTATCTCCCTCTCGTTCTTGAGAACATCCTCCTCGAGCCTGAGCAGCTCCTCGTAGGTCTCTATCGCCTTCTCAGGCATGCCGAAGTGCTCGTAGGCGTCGGCCAGGTAATAGAGAGCAGTCGCGTACTCCTCGGGCTCGGCCTTCTTGGCCTCGGCCACTTTCCTGTAAAGGCCTATTCCGGCCTCGATGTCGTCTAGATGGGCGTAAACGTGGGCAATCTCGTGGAGCAGGTCGTAAGGGTCTTCGCACTCAACCGATACTTCCCCGAGCCGCTCGAGTTCCCTTTTAAGTTCCTCCTCGCTCTCGATTGAATCAATGTAATCATCAAAGAGCTCCAGCAGTTTCTCACAGTTCTTCTCGGCTAGGGCATTCTCCCATTCGACTTTAACGTCGGCCATTTCTTATCACCGGACTTCGGTTGGCTGGACGAGTTAAAAAGGTATGGTTGTCGGAAGCTGTGTTTTATAGTCAAATATTGATTTGGCATTTTGTATTGATGACAATCATTTGTCGATACTTGTTTTAATGGCTCCCTGCGTTGTCAGTTTGTCTGTCTAATTATCAACGAATATCTGTCAAATCTGTCATTTAGCACCAAATTGTGGGGGAATTTCGCAGGGCTGACTATTAGTTCAAGGGGAATGGTTATATCCTGCGTTTGTTTCCCTTGTTATTGGATAAATTATCCAGGTGAGCAGTATGGAGATAGTGAAAAAGGATGTAATCCATGAGTACGCGGGCTGGAGCAGTCTGGATGTTCTGGAGAACGCAAACCGCTATCCCGGTCCGACCGGCTTCTTCGCCTACGTGATGGAGGAGGCATTGAAGGAGAGCATCTCGCTCGTCCCAAAGGAGGGCAGGGAGGCCCACTTCTCGGGTGACGTTTACATCCACAAGCTCCCCTACAGCCTCTACATTCCCTACTGCACCGGCCACAGCACGGCGCGGCTCCTTGAGACGGGGCTGAAAACGCCGACGATAGTTTCTCGGCCTGCCAGGCACTTCGACACCTACGTTGACCACATTGCGAACTACCTCATAACGATGCAGCACTACTTCAGCGGCGCCCAAGCCCTGAGCTCGGTCGAATGGTACGCCGGGCCCTTCATCAGGAGAGAAAACTTCGACAGGCGTAAAATCAGACAGCAGATTCAGCGATTGGTTTACAACCTCAACTACCCGAGCAGGGTTGGAATGCAGACGCCTTTCACAAACTTCACCGTAACTTTAGACGCTCCGAAGAAGATGCTCGAAGGGGACCACGCGGTCTACGCTGGAGAGAAAGTCGAAGCACTCGGCGAGTACGAGAGGGAAGCGAAGGAGTTCCTTATCGCTCTAACCGAAATCCTCCGCGAGGGCGATGCACTTCGCCAGCCATTCACCTTCCCTATTCCGACGCTGATGGTTACAGCCAAGATGCTCTGGGACGACCCGGAGGTCTTTGAGGCTGTTTTTAAGACCGCTTCAAAGCGCGGGAGCTTCTACTGGTTGAACACGAACGTCGTAGACCCAGACGCGAGCTACGCGATGTGCTGCCGCCTAAATATCGACAAAAGTGAGTTTATGTACGCTTTTGGCTTCAATGCAGAAGATACCAAAGAGCAGTGGCTTAAAGAAGTTGAGAGGGGGCGCTTCGGTGGGCTCTGGGCGATGCCCGACGTCACCGGCTCGGTGAACGTCACCACCGTGAACCTCCCGAGGCTGGCTTTAAAGGCCAACGGCGATGACGATAAGTTCTGGGAGGAGTACGAGAAGGTTCTTGACGTTGTTAGAGCCACAACCGACTGGTTCAGGGAGCGCTACGTGAGGCTGATTACCTCTTACAGGCACATGTACAGCATGATTCACACCTACCTGAAGGAGTTCCCGGGCAGCCACTTCAACACCGTCGGAATCCTCGGCCTTCCCGAAGCTGCTTCGATTTACCTCAACGAGCCCAACCTCTGGGAAGAAGGCTCAAGAAGGGAGTGGATGAAAGCGGCGGAGCTGATGAAGGAGATGGTCGAGTTCGCGACGACAAAGGCGAGGGAGTGGATGCGCGAGAGCGGGACGCCCTGGAACGTTGAGGAAGTACCCGGTGAGAGCGCCGCGGCGAAGCTCGCTATAAAAGACCTGCATGAGTTCCGGGAGCTTGAAGGGTACCTCAGCGATCCGGAGAACCCTATTTACTCGACTAGCATAGCGCCCTACTACGGTTCCCTCGAACTGGCCGACAGGATAAGGGTCGAGGAAAAGGTTCAGAGGAGCTTCACGGGTGGAGTTATGATGCACATCTTCCTCGGCGAGGAGCCGGATCCGGAGGCGTTAGCCAAGCTCACGAAGAGGCTCATGAGGACGGAGCTCGTCTACTGGAGCTACACCCCAGCGGTTACTGTCTGCAACGAGTGTGGACACTCGACGACCGGTCTGCACACCCACTGCCCGCGCTGTGGAAGCGAGAACGTTGAGGTCTGGAGCAGGATAATTGGATATTACAGACCGCTCAAGAACTGGAACCCCTTCAGGAAGAAGGAGTTCTGGACGAGGAGGCACTACTCCTCATGATTTCTTTTCTGGGGTGGTCCTATGCTCACGAGCGGCTGGAAGAGCGTCAGCATGGTGGACGTCCACGGCAGGGTAACCTTCACGCTCTGGCTCTGCAGGTGCAACCTTAAATGTCCGTTTTGTCACAACTGGCGTATAGCGGAAGGCCTTGACTGCTTCACCCTCGATAGAAAAGCCCTTCTTGACGAGCTTGAAGCGAGTTCCTTCCTAGTGGACTACTTCCACGTCACCGGAGGGGAGCCACTGATGCAGTGGAGGGAGCTGAGTTCGCTCTTCGCTGAGGTGAAGCTCCTCGACGTGCCGGTGAGTTTGAACACGAACCTAACCCTCATTGGTCCGCTGGAGAGGTTTTTAAAGGCCGGCCTCGTTGACCACATAGCGACGGACCTTAAAGCACCGCCCGAACTCTACGGTCTCCCCGAAAAGCCCGCAAAAAAGCTCTGGGAGCTCTTCCTGAGGGGCCTTGATGTGGTTTCCGACTACGGGGTTCCGCTGGAGCTGAGGATTCCTGTGGCGAAGGGCCTAAACGCGTGGCCCTACGTCGAAGAGGGGATCAAAAGGGCCAGCACTAACTTCTACGTCGTCCTGAACCCTCTCGTGGGAAAACCTCTGACCAACCCGAGGGACGAGGAGTGGTGTTCCGCCCACTGCTGGCCGGACGGAGAGGTCAAGGAACTCAAGAGAAAACTCGAAGAGCTCGGCGTCGAGGTTCACGTGAATCAGTTTTTCGAGTTCCCCAGTGGACATACGGGCGGAAAAATTCCCGGCCGGGCTTAACCGGCCCTCTCTTGACTTCCTTAGCCATTATAATGTCCTCATTACTCCCAGAAGCTGACCGAAAATTTTATAAATAACCTAAAGGAACCATAAACCGGAAACACTAATTGTAACTAAAACTCCTCCGTCGACAAAAACAAAAAAGGGCGGAGGTGAGCGGAGATGGCCCAGCTCGCTGGACAGCCGGTTGTTATTCTGCCTGAGGGAACCCAGAGGTACGTTGGAAGGGATGCCCAGAGGCTTAACATTCTGGCTGCTAGGATTATTGCTGAAACCGTCAGGACCACCCTCGGTCCGAAGGGCATGGATAAAATGCTCGTCGACAGCCTCGGAGACATCGTCATCACCAACGACGGTGCCACCATCCTCGACGAGATGGACATCCAGCACCCGGCTGCCAAGATGATGGTTGAGGTTGCCAAGACCCAGGACAAGGAGGCCGGTGATGGAACCACTACCGCCGTCGTTATCGCTGGCGAGCTCCTCAGGAAGGCCGAGGAGCTCCTCGACCAGAACATCCACCCGAGCATAGTCATCAAGGGTTACGCCCTGGCCGCCGAGAAGGCCCAGGAGATACTCGATGAGATAGCCAAGGACGTCGACGTTGATGACGTTGAGATGCTCAAGAAGGCCGCCGTCACCGCCATTACCGGAAAGGCCGCCGAGGAGGAGCGCGAGTACCTCGCCAACATCGCCGTCGAGGCCGTCAAGCAGGTCGCCGAGAAGGTCGACGGCACCTACAAGGTCGACCTCGACAACATCAAGTTCGAGAAGAAGGAGGGCGGCAGCGTCAAGGACACCAGGCTCATAAGGGGCGTCGTCATCGACAAGGAGGTCGTTCACCCAGGCATGCCGAAGAGGATTGAGAACGCCAAGATCGCGCTCATCAACGAGGCCCTCGAGGTCAAGGAGACCGAGACCGACGCCGAGATCAGGATCACCAGCCCGGAGCAGCTCCAGGCCTTCCTCGAGCAGGAGGAGAAGATGCTCCGCGAGATGGTCGAGAAGATCAAGGAGGTCGGCGCCAACGTCGTCTTCGTCCAGAAGGGTATCGACGACCTCGCCCAGCACTACCTCGCCAAGTATGGCATAATGGCCGTTAGGAGGGTCAAGAAGAGCGACATGGAGAAGCTCGCCAAGGCCACCGGCGCCAAGATCGTCACCAACGTCCGCGACCTCACCAGCGAGGACCTCGGTGAGGCCGAGCTCGTCGAGCAGAGGAAGGTCGCCGGCGAGAACATGATCTTCGTTGAGGGCTGCAAGAACCCGAAGGCGGTCACCATACTCATCAGGGGCGGTACCGAGCACGTCGTCGACGAGGTCGAGAGGGCTCTCGAGGATGCCGTCAAGGTCGTCAAGGACATCGTCGAGGACGGCAAGATACTCGCCGCCGGCGGTGCTCCTGAGATTGAGCTCAGCATCAAGCTCGACGAGTACGCTAAGGAGGTCGGCGGCAAGGAGGCTCTCGCCATCGAGAACTTCGCTGAGGCCCTCAAGGTCATACCGAGGACCCTGGCAGAGAACGCCGGTCTCGACCCGATCGAGACCCTCGTGAAGGTCATAGCAGCGCACAAGGAGAAGGGACCGACCATCGGCGTCGACGTCTTCGAGGGCGAGCCGGCCGACATGATGGAGCGCGGCGTTATAGCGCCGGTCAGGGTCACCAAGCAGGCCATCAAGAGTGCCAGCGAGGCTGCCATAATGATCCTCAGGATCGACGACGTCATCGCCGCCAGCAAGCTCGAGAAGGAGAAGGAAGGCAAGGGCGGAAGCGAGGACTTCGGTAGCGACCTTGACTGAAGGCGCTGGATTTAGCTCTCTTAACTTTTCTCATTCCTAATTCTCCAAGCTTTTAGGTTCCTGTGACCCCATAACAACAGTTTTTTAAACGAGGTTTCCTCTTCTGGATGACCAAACTGGAATTGGAGGGAGTCCTTGTGAGGGTCATAGGCGTCGACCCTGGAACCAAGAGCTTCGATGTCATAGGCCTTGAGGACGGAAGGATAAAGCTTGATTTAACCTTTCCGAGCGAGGTTGTTGCGGAGGATCCAGGAAGGATAGTAAAGGCCATCGAGGACTTCAACGCCGAGGTCATAATCGGTCCCTCTGGCTACGGGGTTCCGCTGAAGCACATAAGCGAGCTGACCGAGAGGGACCGCTTCGAGATGACGCTCGTGAGAGAGGAGGAAATGAAGGAAATCCCCGTTCTCCTCGGCCTCCAGGAGATGGTCGGCCAGATGGCCGAGAAGGGCATGAACGTCTGGTTTATTCCTGGGGTCATTCACCTTCCGACCGTCCCGGAGTGGAGGAAGTACAACAAGGTGGACATGGGGACGGCGGACAAGATGGCGATAACCGTGCTCGGCATCTACGACCAGGCGAAGAGGCTTGGACTTGAGTGCAGCGAGGTTTCCTTCGTCCTCCTCGAGGTGGGCTTCGGCTACAACTACGCGGGGGCGGTGAAGAGAGGAAAAATCGTTGACGGCATCGGCGGGACGATATTCCCCGGCCCGGCGTACGTGAACAGCGGTGCCCTCGACGGAGAGGTCGCCTACCTGATGGGAAGGATAAAGAAGTGGCACCTCTTCTGGGGAGGGGCAACGGTGATAGCGGCCAACGAGATACTCCCGCCTGAGGAGTTCGCCAAGCGGCTCGACGAGAAGCCCTTTTCAAAGGCCTGGGAGGCTATGAAGGACGGCTTCATTAAAGCTGTTGCCTCAGAACTTGCCGTCGTTGGGAAGGCCAGGGAGATAATCCTCTCCGGCCGGTTGATGCGCATAGACGAGCTGAGGAAGGACGTGGAGGATACCTTCGAGGAGCTCTTTGAGATTTCGATCGTCAGGCAGAGGGGCCTTGAGGGCAGGGCCAAAGAGGCCGCCCAGGGAAGCGCCATAATCGGCGACGGCCTCGCTGGAGGTCAGTTCAGGGAGCTCGTGGAGCACGTGGAGATAAAGAAGAGCCGTGGAAGCGTCCTCGATTACGTAAAGCTCCCGCTCGATGTTTAAGGTGACTGGTGGGCGTTCTCTATCTTTTCAACCTCTTCCCCCAGCCTCTTGAGCTTCCCCTTGAAGCGCCTTACCTGGGAGTTGGCAATTCCAACTATTCTCTCGATGTAGGCCTCATCGACCCAGAGCTCCCCATCGGTACCGAGCGGAACGTCCATCCTCTCGGTGGAGCGTATCTCAACGAGGAGCTTCTTGTGGCTCACGCTCTTGATGTTCGAGTACTTGAAGCCCAGGCCGATGGCGAGGTTGAGCAGTTTTACAGCGTCCTCCATGGTTCTCGCCCCGACGTGAAGAATCGGGCTCCTGATCAGGAACCAGAGCTGGCCCTTTTCGTGTCTCCCGATAGCCTCAAGGACTTCCTCGACTTTGACGGTTCTGTGCCACTTGCCGAGCCAGACCGAGTTCACCTTGTCTCCGAAGTGGGGCATCTCCATGACCGAAATCCTGCCCGAGCACGAGGAGGTGGTGAAGTAGTTCTCAAGGGAGTTTATTTTATCGAGCAGTGGGATTATGTCATCATCCACCTTGCCCTCGGCTAAGGCCCGCCTGAGGCCTTCCATCGCCCTCGCCTTCTGCTCATCGAAGTTCTTGGTGTAGAGGAACATCCATCACACCCCCAGTTTTCTGGCATCGACCACAGTCTCCCTCTCACCCACAAACTCCACCAGCCGTTTATAAGTTGGATGGGCACTCAAAGTCGAGGAATCGCCTATCAAAATCAGCTTCCTCTTAGCCCTCGTCAGCGAGACGTTCAAGCGCCTCAAATCCTTCAGGAATCCCAGCTCGCCCTTCCCGTTGGAGCGGACGAAGGACAGGAGGATTACCTCCTTTTCCCTCCCCTGGTATCCATCCACAGTCTTCACCTCGACTTCCTCCGGCAGGAGCGAGCGTATCAGGTCGCGCTGGTCGTCGTAGGGGGTAATCACTCCAATCCACTCGGGCTTAACCCCGAGCTTTAACAGCCTCTCAACTGTTTCCTTAACCAGCCTCGCCTCGAGCGGGTTCTCCCTGCTCTCGCTCCCATAGCGCTGCCTCTCGAAGCGGTCTTCCCTCCCAGAGGTGTCCACGAAGACCAGGACGTTATCTGGCCTGAGGACTTCGTCCCATGAACCATTGCGCGTGGGGCTTTTAACCCCGAGGTCTGCGAGGGTTATCGCCCTAATGCTCTCATCCGCTTCTATTCTACCGCCGTAGAACTCCCTGCTCGGGAACTCCATCAGGCGTTCGTTCATTCTGTACTGGACTGTGAGCATCTCGCTCTTCCTGGGATAGCGCTCAATCAGGCCCTCGAAGAGCGTATTGCCTAACTCCTTCGCCTTCTCGCTGAGTATCGTCGGGGGCAGCTGCTTGTGGTCTCCGGCCAAAACGAACCGCCTCGCGCGGTTGATGGGTATGAGGACGCTTGGGATGGTTGCCTGGGTGGCCTCGTCTATTACCGCGACATCGTATGAGCCGTAGTCAACGACATCCAGTCCAGCCGAGGAGTTCGTCGTCAAGACAACGTCCGCCTCTCGGATGATTTCCCTCGCGATTCTCTCCTCAAGCTTTCTGGCATCGTCGAAGGTCTTCTGAACCTGCCGGTTGATTTTTATCCACTCCGCCATCTCCCTGATCAGCCTTGCCGGAACGCCCCTCGTCCCGATGCCCTTTGAGGCCAGCCTGAGGATCTCCTTGTCGCTCAGCCCGCGCCTGTACTTCGGCGAGGGCTTAGTGAACGTGTCGCGCTTTTCCGCTAAATTCTGGCCAATAACCCTCAGATCTCTCAGCTCACCGTAGAGCTCATGCTGAGTTATGAGGTAAGCTAGAGTCGTCTCGTGGAGGCTCTTTGAGACCCTGCTCGGGTGGCCAACGCGGACGACCTTCAAACCGGAGTCAACGAGTCTCTCCACGAGGTTGTCCACGGCAACGTTGCTCTCCGCCGTTGCCAGAACCCTGTTGCCCCTCTCCACCTCCTGCCTTGTCAGCTCGGCCAGAGTTCTCGTCTTGCCTGTTCCAAACGGACCGTGGATAAGGAAGAAGTCAGGGCTTCCAAGGGCTTTGGCAACCGCCTTCCTCTGGCTCCCGTTCAGACTCCTATCAAAGGGCGTGAACTCAAGGGCCTCACTTTCTTCCGGCTCCCTCAGACCGAGGTAGAGCTCCAGAGCCTTCCTCCCGCTCTCACGAAGGGCCTCAAGGTTCTCAAGCCAGCGCTTGAAGGTTATGTCGTTGGCGTAGAGGTCGATGCGAGCACCCTTTAATGCCCACTCCGGAACGGTTTCAAGGGCGACCGTTATGAACCGCTTTCCCTTCTCGACGACCGTTCCAACCAGGTCGCTCTTCAGCGGGTCTCTCCTGCTGACAACCACCAGATCGCCAACGCTTATCTCGGTCTTTATCTCTCTATCGCGGCCGTATTTCACCAAAAAGTAGCCCAGCTCCTCCCCGACGACCTTCCCGTTGAGTCCCAGAACGGCCCTCCCGACCTTCTCCCTCTCGCGACCGGAAAGACGCTTCATCTCGGCGCGCATCGCCTCTATCTCGGCCTTACGCTCAATCTCAACGAGTACCTTGAGGCGAGAGATGAACTTCTCCAGTTTTTCGTCCATTTTTCCTCCCGATGAGCGAAGAGAAGAGCCGTTTAAAAGGTTGAGGGTGGTCAGCCCATGCGAGTTTCCTCACCGATCGGACGAAACTTCCCTCATCATCCCAGAAGGAGTAGGGAAGAGGGGTTAAAAAGCTAAGCCCTCTCGGAAGAAATCACCGAGACTATGTCCCTGTGGAAGGACCTCAACGCCTTCCAGTGCCGCTCGTCAATCTCGTCGCTCCACGAGACCCTCTTGTAGAACCTTTCCAGGTCGTCAAGCAAGTACTCCAAGTATTCCCTGCGTCCACCCTCCACACCGATGCCGTTGCTCAAGAGCTTGCCCCTCAGAAACGGCATGACCTCCGACGGCCGACCGAGAGCCGCCCAGAAGAGACCTTCCTTCAGGATTTCACCCAACAGCTCCTCAAAACCAAAGCTCCTAACCTTAGCCCTAGAGATGGGTTTGGTACTCCCCCCTCATGGTAATCACCGATTCTAGGAGTGTTCGGGAGTATTTGTGCTTTTTGG
The Thermococcus radiotolerans genome window above contains:
- a CDS encoding IGHMBP2 family helicase, with protein sequence MDEKLEKFISRLKVLVEIERKAEIEAMRAEMKRLSGREREKVGRAVLGLNGKVVGEELGYFLVKYGRDREIKTEISVGDLVVVSRRDPLKSDLVGTVVEKGKRFITVALETVPEWALKGARIDLYANDITFKRWLENLEALRESGRKALELYLGLREPEESEALEFTPFDRSLNGSQRKAVAKALGSPDFFLIHGPFGTGKTRTLAELTRQEVERGNRVLATAESNVAVDNLVERLVDSGLKVVRVGHPSRVSKSLHETTLAYLITQHELYGELRDLRVIGQNLAEKRDTFTKPSPKYRRGLSDKEILRLASKGIGTRGVPARLIREMAEWIKINRQVQKTFDDARKLEERIAREIIREADVVLTTNSSAGLDVVDYGSYDVAVIDEATQATIPSVLIPINRARRFVLAGDHKQLPPTILSEKAKELGNTLFEGLIERYPRKSEMLTVQYRMNERLMEFPSREFYGGRIEADESIRAITLADLGVKSPTRNGSWDEVLRPDNVLVFVDTSGREDRFERQRYGSESRENPLEARLVKETVERLLKLGVKPEWIGVITPYDDQRDLIRSLLPEEVEVKTVDGYQGREKEVILLSFVRSNGKGELGFLKDLRRLNVSLTRAKRKLILIGDSSTLSAHPTYKRLVEFVGERETVVDARKLGV